In Zingiber officinale cultivar Zhangliang chromosome 1A, Zo_v1.1, whole genome shotgun sequence, a genomic segment contains:
- the LOC122014578 gene encoding glucan endo-1,3-beta-glucosidase 4-like isoform X2, which translates to MLSNEYKVIFLILFLFSSASGAYVGINIGTQMSTLPSAEVIVSILKTQQIKHVRLFDADHQILNALANTGIEVIVGVPNDQLLRIGESRSDAADWINKNVAAYVPTTNITYIAVGNEILTTIPNAALVFVPAMQFLQSALLAANLNFQVKVSSPLSMDMIPKHFPPSTATFNSSWNSIMSQYLQFLKNTGSSLMLNVLPYYGYTKGQGIFPLEYALFEPLNPSDQIVDPNTNLQYTSMFDAMVDAAYYSMQSLNFSGIPVIVTASGWPSIGGSNEADANIDNALAYNTNLIRHVLNGSGTPSQPTTPVSTYVYELFNEDLRPGSVAEKNWGIISSNGTALYSLTFNSLVESHADSSTLAGVFCVANSSADSSALKRGLDWACGPGSANCSAIQPGQPCYQANNLVALASYAFNDYYHRTQASGGTCSFGNTAMITRTDPGHGSCIFVGSTGASDTTGGTTTGAFGPVSPSSQGSRSQIFSSAFLASFLLPFLA; encoded by the exons ATGTTGTCCAACGAGTACAAAGTTATATTCTTGATTTTGTTCCTGTTCTCGAGTGCATCAG GTGCATATGTAGGGATTAATATCGGCACTCAGATGTCCACATTACCCTCAGCCGAAGTAATAGTATCCATTCTGAAAACTCAGCAGATCAAACATGTGCGTTTGTTTGATGCAGACCATCAAATCCTGAATGCCCTAGCGAATACTGGAATAGAGGTTATTGTTGGTGTCCCCAATGACCAGTTGCTACGAATAGGAGAATCGCGATCAGATGCTGCTGATTGGATAAATAAAAATGTTGCTGCATATGTTCCCACAACTAACATTACCTATATTGCGGTAGGCAATGAAATTCTAACAACCATCCCGAATGCTGCTCTCGTTTTTGTTCCAGCAATGCAGTTCCTCCAGTCTGCTCTCCTTGCCGCAAACCTCAACTTTCAGGTTAAAGTTTCAAGTCCACTGTCAATGGACATGATTCCCAAACATTTTCCTCCATCTACTGCAACCTTCAATTCATCATGGAACTCCATAATGTCTCAGTACCTTCAGTTTTTGAAGAACACAGGATCTTCTTTGATGCTAAATGTGCTGCCATATTATGGTTACACCAAGGGACAAGGTATCTTCCCCCTTGAGTATGCTCTTTTTGAGCCGCTGAATCCGAGTGATCAGATTGTTGATCCTAATACAAATCTCCAGTACACAAGCATGTTCGATGCAATGGTTGATGCGGCTTATTACTCAATGCAGTCTCTCAACTTTTCTGGTATTCCAGTGATTGTGACAGCATCCGGTTGGCCATCTATAGGTGGATCAAATGAAGCAGATGCTAATATCGACAATGCATTGGCCTACAATACCAATCTTATTCGCCATGTTCTAAATGGTTCAGGCACACCAAGCCAACCAACCACACCTGTTAGCACATATGTCTACGAGTTGTTCAATGAGGATCTAAGACCTGGGTCTGTTGCTGAAAAAAATTGGGGGATAATTTCTTCTAATGGAACTGCTCTTTACTCTTTGACCTTTAACAGTCTGGTGGAGTCACATGCTGATTCATCTACCCTGGCTGGTGTTTTCTGTGTTGCAAACTCTAGTGCGGATTCAAGCGCACTAAAGAGGGGATTAGATTGGGCTTGTGGACCTGGTTCAGCAAACTGCAGTGCTATTCAACCTGGCCAACCATGCTATCAGGCCAACAATCTGGTAGCGCTTGCGTCATATGCATTCAATGACTACTACCATCGAACTCAAGCAAGTGGTGGTACCTGCAGCTTTGGTAACACAGCCATGATTACCAGAACAGATCCCG GCCATGGTTCATGCATCTTTGTCGGAAG CACGGGAGCAAGCGACACGACTGGGGGTACGACCACCGGAGCCTTCGGACCAGTGAGTCCTTCAAGTCAAGGTTCAAGATCGCAAATCTTCTCTTCCGCTTTTCTAGCCTCTTTTCTGTTACCCTTTCTAGCTTGA
- the LOC122014578 gene encoding glucan endo-1,3-beta-glucosidase 4-like isoform X1, producing the protein MLSNEYKVIFLILFLFSSASGAYVGINIGTQMSTLPSAEVIVSILKTQQIKHVRLFDADHQILNALANTGIEVIVGVPNDQLLRIGESRSDAADWINKNVAAYVPTTNITYIAVGNEILTTIPNAALVFVPAMQFLQSALLAANLNFQVKVSSPLSMDMIPKHFPPSTATFNSSWNSIMSQYLQFLKNTGSSLMLNVLPYYGYTKGQGIFPLEYALFEPLNPSDQIVDPNTNLQYTSMFDAMVDAAYYSMQSLNFSGIPVIVTASGWPSIGGSNEADANIDNALAYNTNLIRHVLNGSGTPSQPTTPVSTYVYELFNEDLRPGSVAEKNWGIISSNGTALYSLTFNSLVESHADSSTLAGVFCVANSSADSSALKRGLDWACGPGSANCSAIQPGQPCYQANNLVALASYAFNDYYHRTQASGGTCSFGNTAMITRTDPVLFRPWFMHLCRKHGSKRHDWGYDHRSLRTSESFKSRFKIANLLFRFSSLFSVTLSSLTCESKMMVSVISSILLKELQDCCHLNNQ; encoded by the exons ATGTTGTCCAACGAGTACAAAGTTATATTCTTGATTTTGTTCCTGTTCTCGAGTGCATCAG GTGCATATGTAGGGATTAATATCGGCACTCAGATGTCCACATTACCCTCAGCCGAAGTAATAGTATCCATTCTGAAAACTCAGCAGATCAAACATGTGCGTTTGTTTGATGCAGACCATCAAATCCTGAATGCCCTAGCGAATACTGGAATAGAGGTTATTGTTGGTGTCCCCAATGACCAGTTGCTACGAATAGGAGAATCGCGATCAGATGCTGCTGATTGGATAAATAAAAATGTTGCTGCATATGTTCCCACAACTAACATTACCTATATTGCGGTAGGCAATGAAATTCTAACAACCATCCCGAATGCTGCTCTCGTTTTTGTTCCAGCAATGCAGTTCCTCCAGTCTGCTCTCCTTGCCGCAAACCTCAACTTTCAGGTTAAAGTTTCAAGTCCACTGTCAATGGACATGATTCCCAAACATTTTCCTCCATCTACTGCAACCTTCAATTCATCATGGAACTCCATAATGTCTCAGTACCTTCAGTTTTTGAAGAACACAGGATCTTCTTTGATGCTAAATGTGCTGCCATATTATGGTTACACCAAGGGACAAGGTATCTTCCCCCTTGAGTATGCTCTTTTTGAGCCGCTGAATCCGAGTGATCAGATTGTTGATCCTAATACAAATCTCCAGTACACAAGCATGTTCGATGCAATGGTTGATGCGGCTTATTACTCAATGCAGTCTCTCAACTTTTCTGGTATTCCAGTGATTGTGACAGCATCCGGTTGGCCATCTATAGGTGGATCAAATGAAGCAGATGCTAATATCGACAATGCATTGGCCTACAATACCAATCTTATTCGCCATGTTCTAAATGGTTCAGGCACACCAAGCCAACCAACCACACCTGTTAGCACATATGTCTACGAGTTGTTCAATGAGGATCTAAGACCTGGGTCTGTTGCTGAAAAAAATTGGGGGATAATTTCTTCTAATGGAACTGCTCTTTACTCTTTGACCTTTAACAGTCTGGTGGAGTCACATGCTGATTCATCTACCCTGGCTGGTGTTTTCTGTGTTGCAAACTCTAGTGCGGATTCAAGCGCACTAAAGAGGGGATTAGATTGGGCTTGTGGACCTGGTTCAGCAAACTGCAGTGCTATTCAACCTGGCCAACCATGCTATCAGGCCAACAATCTGGTAGCGCTTGCGTCATATGCATTCAATGACTACTACCATCGAACTCAAGCAAGTGGTGGTACCTGCAGCTTTGGTAACACAGCCATGATTACCAGAACAGATCCCG TATTATTCAG GCCATGGTTCATGCATCTTTGTCGGAAG CACGGGAGCAAGCGACACGACTGGGGGTACGACCACCGGAGCCTTCGGACCAGTGAGTCCTTCAAGTCAAGGTTCAAGATCGCAAATCTTCTCTTCCGCTTTTCTAGCCTCTTTTCTGTTACCCTTTCTAGCTTGACATGTGAAAGTAAAATGATGGTTAGTGTTATCAGTTCAATTTTGTTAAAAGAACTCCAAGATTGTTGTCATCTCAACAACCAGTAG